The Nycticebus coucang isolate mNycCou1 chromosome 15, mNycCou1.pri, whole genome shotgun sequence genome has a segment encoding these proteins:
- the LOC128566971 gene encoding uncharacterized protein C14orf119 homolog produces the protein LESKDPYDHLRVSSGAQRRVPLESSSSLMPPSFPPVLPTVPDSITNFSPPPVSYITSQEMKYVLHWFAGWSSPQRECFIQDLVAKAVPGKLQPILDGLEQVSMSGANRPPCIFECQLRLWDQWFRGWAEQERNEFIRQLEISEPDFVAKFYQAVAVTAGKD, from the coding sequence TTGGAGTCTAAGGACCCTTATGACCATCTCCGAGTGTCCTCCGGGGCACAGAGGAGGGTGCCGCTGGAATCATCTTCCTCCTTGATGCCACCATCCTTTCCTCCTGTTTTACCCACAGTACCAGATAGTATTACCAacttttcccctcccccagtgTCTTACATCACTTCCCAAGAGATGAAGTATGTTCTTCACTGGTTTGCCGGTTGGTCAAGTCCCCAGCGTGAATGTTTCATACAGGACCTGGTAGCTAAGGCTGTACCAGGAAAATTACAGCCAATACTGGATGGTCTGGAGCAGGTTAGTATGTCTGGGGCAAACCGACCACCTTGTATCTTTGAGTGCCAGCTACGTCTTTGGGATCAGTGGTTTCGAGGTTGGGCTGAGCAGGAGCGCAATGAATTTATCAGGCAATTGGAGATCAGTGAGCCAGACTTCGTGGCAAAATTTTACCAAGCAGTGGCTGTAACAGCTGGCAAGGACTGA